GAAGACCCTCAAGTCCTCCTTCACCTCGTACGCGGACTCCACCAACCGTCCCCTGCTGCACCGCAAGCACGAGTTCCTTGCCGAGGATGATCCCGACGCACCCAAGTACCGGAGGCTCACGGACGCCGAGGTCCGCGCCGGTCTTTACGAGAGCCCGCACCTGATCGGCACAGAAGAGGGGTGGGAGCGCGAACTCGTTCGCTGCGAGCGGGAGTTGCGAGGCCACAGGCTCGTACGGCGCACCACCAGCACCTGAGCCTCGCTCCGGCTTTCGGCACCGCCGTGATTGTCAGTGCCGTGTGCCACGCTCCACCCATGACCACCACCCGGATGGAGGGCTCCTGCCTGCCCTCATACCGAACCCTGTCCACCCTCGCGCTGTCCGAGCCCGAGGACCATGTCCGTGAACTCACCGACTGGGTGGAGCATGCCTCCGCCGTCACAGGAGCCCCCGGGGCGCAGAACGGCTGGGACACGGCCTACAAGTGGCTGCGCCTCGCCCAGGGCCTGCGCACGGTGACGTTCGACATGTCCTACGACGACGGCGGCATGTGCTCAGCGGGCCTCGACTTCGACGCCGTCTGGACCGAGATGATGGAGGAGTGGCAGCAGCACCAGGTCCGTCTCGGCTACCTGCGCGCAGCACTCGAAGGATTCGTCCGGCTGCTGTACCCGGACACCGCGGAGCCTGGTCTGGCGGTGGAGGCCGCTGAGCAGCAGTTGCAACACCATGCCGACGCATGGCCGGTGCACGCGCATGCGGTCGCCGACCATTTGCGGACGCATGCCTCGGACGGCGTGCCGGGCGCTGGCCCTTCGGTGGCGGCAGCGGTGACCCAGGCGATTGTCCTGCACGAAATGGCCGTCCGGGGCCGCGCCGCCATCCCCGAGCCGGGAAGCGACGATGACGGAAAGGTCTTTCCCACCGGACACGCCGAGGTCTGTGCGGCCAAGGAAGCCTCCACGGTACTGCTGCTGGGGATCCAGCTGCTGATGACCGCAGCGGTGAAGGAAAACCGCGTTGCTGTCTTCGACGACAAGTACCTTCTCGACGGCATGTGGATTCCCGACTCCGCAGGCGGCAGCCGATGGGTGGATGAAGAAATGCCCTACGGCGAGTACCTCGCCGTTCTCCACCTCCAGTCCGGCGAGCCGCCCGAGCTCTGATTCCGCCACCAGCAGCGCCCTGCGACGGCCACGTCGGCAGACTAGAGGCAAACGACGGGTGGGCCCGACGCCAATGGCTTCGGGCCCGCCCGTCGTGGCCTGCTCGGCAGGCATCAGGTCATGCACCAGCCGGAGTCGCATGCCCCGTCACCCTCATCGACTTCGCCTTCCCCCGGGCTCTCATCGGGGATGGCTTGGGTGAGCGGGATCCCGTACCGCGTGAGATAGACGTCATCCCGGCCGAGCGCCGCCCGTCGGCGGTTGATCGTCTCCTCCAGCCGGACCGACTGTGCGAACAATTCGGGCTCGTGGCGACGCTGGTGACGCCAGGCGTCGACGGTACGGAAGGGGCAGAAGAAGCAGGAGCTCTTGGGCGGTACTGGCAGGCCGGCCTCGGTGATGATGCGCTCGCAGTCGTCTCGGCGCAGCCCGAGGTCGAGGAGGGGGTACTCGATGACCTCGTGGGCTTCCCTCCGCCGACGGTTGGCGCGATGGATTTCGTCGAGCGAAATGCCGATGCCGACCGCCGCCGGTGCCTTCGCGGTGGCGCCATGCTCCCGAAGCCACCGCCCGACCACCTTGATCTTGAAGTCTGCGGTGCAGTTGCGGCGGCCAGGAGCGCCGTTGGCCATACGGACCGGGATGGGGATCGACCGGGTATCCGGCCGGTTCAGCCGCTGCATGAGGGTTTCCGTGGCCCCGTCACGGCGGCGTCGCTTGAGCTCGTAGATGTGCAGTCCCGCACGCTCGGCGTAAGGGATGGCGATCTCGCGAACGTACGCGAGGGTCGCCGGGTGCTCGCTGTCGTCCCCGACATTGGCGAAGAGGAAGGTGGAGAAGTCGATCTCGCGCTGGGCGGCCAGCACCAGCAGCGCGGTCGATTGGACGCCGCCTCCGTAGGAGATGACCCTCATCGGGCTTTCACTTGGCTGGTGAACGGCCAGGTCGAGGACGGCCCGTGGGTCCGTTTTCGTAGGGTTGTCGTGGTGGGCTCCGGGGGTGCGTGACAAGATCGGCATGTGAGAGACAGTATGGATGAAGCATAGAGGTATCAAGTGTTTCTCTCACAGCTGTCGGCGAACACTGCTTAGCTAAGCTAAGGGTTGTCCCGCAAACGATCTTCTACGGGTTGGGGGCGCGGTGGGCCGACCGGTGGTCTCTGCTCTTATCCCGTGAGGACGAGGTTGTGCAGACGGGCGATGCCGCGCATGGCGTGGTGGACTCCGTCGCCTTTCAGACGACAGTCGCGGAGGATTTTCCAGCCCTTCATGCGGGCGAAGACATGCTCGACGCGAGCGCGGACCTTGCGGTGGGAGGCGTTGTGTTCCTCTTTCCACGCTGGCAGTTCGGTCTGACCGCGCTCGCGGCGATGCGGAATCACCAGTCCGGTACCCCGGTAGCCGCCGTCTGCGATCACCGTGGTCCTGCCGACAGCGTCCTTGGCTCCGGACAGCTGCCACGCCTTGCAGTCGTTGCGGTTGCCGGGCAGCGGTCGACCGACCACGACGACGAGTCGGCTGTCGGCGTCGATCACGACCTGATGGTTGGTGGAGTACCGATAGTTCTTGGACTGCTCGGCTACCTCGTGGTCGCGGGTGGGCACGAGGGTGCCGTCCACTATCAGCACGGTGTCCTTGGAGAACTGGCGCCGCGGCTGCAGGGACATCAGCGGGCCCAGGTGGTCGATGATCCGGTCTGCCGCCGACTTCGAGATGCCGAACAGCAGGGCCAGCTGGCGCATTGTCAGGTTCGTGCGCCAGTAGGCCGCGACCAGCAACACTCGATCCTCCAACGGCAGACTCCACGGTCGGCCTCTACGCACCGGGTCCGCGCCCTCGCGCCGCAGCGCCGTGTTCAACTTGCTGAACTGCCGCGAGCTCAGCCCGGTGAACGGGGCTATCCAGGACGGCTCCGACGCCGTGATCACACCAGCCACAGCAAGATCGTCTCACTGCGATGTGGCGGGTATTCCGGCTGCCCGTCGCTGGCCAGGCCACATATCGTCATAGGCGGCGTCCATGAACTGCACCTGTGGCCCGCGAAGTGCGGACGCGTCGGCTATCTCACCCCGGGCTGCCTCAGCGAGGCGGAAGGCATAACGATAGGTAGCGCCCCGCAGGGGCTCGCTCCTGGCTGCCAGGTCGATCTCCGCCTGCGCGAGCCACAGGTCATCGACGAGTTGGCCGTGCACGGTATCGACCGCGGTGCCGCCAGCGTCCGAGGGCGTGAGCGCCGCCTTCTCCACCTGCGACGCAATGCTCAGAAACTTCAGGACCGCGTTCTTGAGCTCCGCGCGGTGCGCGGCTGACTCCTGCACTTCCAGTTGCCTGGTGCTGGCTCGTGACACGAGGTACTGGCCCAACAGCGATCCGCCCGCGCCGAGGGCAACGCCCGCTAGAGACATCAACGCCGGCCCCAACGTTCCCCAAGATCCCATATCTGGAGTCTCTCAACACTCGTTCGGGCCTGTGAGAACCTACACTGTGATCATCCAACCCGTAGCCGACAACCTTTAGCGTCGGCTGCGCAGGAGGGATCCGAGCGCCAAGCCGGCGCCCAGGCCGATCAGGGCGCCGACTGACGTCCGCCATGCGGGCGCTGCTCCGGCGACGGGCACGTCAGGTGGATGAGGTGCGGCGGCCGACGGCGTTGGTGGTCCGGCAGCGATGGCACGAGCGTGCTCCTCGTCCACAATGGCCAGGAACCGACGACCGATACG
This genomic stretch from Streptomyces deccanensis harbors:
- a CDS encoding phosphoadenosine phosphosulfate reductase, with the protein product MRVISYGGGVQSTALLVLAAQREIDFSTFLFANVGDDSEHPATLAYVREIAIPYAERAGLHIYELKRRRRDGATETLMQRLNRPDTRSIPIPVRMANGAPGRRNCTADFKIKVVGRWLREHGATAKAPAAVGIGISLDEIHRANRRRREAHEVIEYPLLDLGLRRDDCERIITEAGLPVPPKSSCFFCPFRTVDAWRHQRRHEPELFAQSVRLEETINRRRAALGRDDVYLTRYGIPLTQAIPDESPGEGEVDEGDGACDSGWCMT
- a CDS encoding transposase, whose product is MAGVITASEPSWIAPFTGLSSRQFSKLNTALRREGADPVRRGRPWSLPLEDRVLLVAAYWRTNLTMRQLALLFGISKSAADRIIDHLGPLMSLQPRRQFSKDTVLIVDGTLVPTRDHEVAEQSKNYRYSTNHQVVIDADSRLVVVVGRPLPGNRNDCKAWQLSGAKDAVGRTTVIADGGYRGTGLVIPHRRERGQTELPAWKEEHNASHRKVRARVEHVFARMKGWKILRDCRLKGDGVHHAMRGIARLHNLVLTG